The DNA window GCAGCGATGCGCACTCGGAGTAGTCGAGGTCGCCGGTGAGCTTGAGCACCCAGATGTCGGCGGATCGGTCGAGTTCGGTCGTCAGCGCCATCATGCCCCCCGCGGTCGTGGCGGCCCGCCATCGGGCGTCTCGAAAGCATATCTACCCGAATGCGCGCGCGCCGATACCGCCGTCCGCGTACGTGTTTGTTGCTCGCAGCGGCGCGGCGGTACAATCGCGCCTGTACCTCGTGACGGCTGCGGCCCGTGGAAGGCGGTGCGTGGTGACGAACGACCTCGATATCAGCGCCGAGCGTGACGGGGCGTTCTGTATCGTCAGGGTCGCCGGCGACCTCGATCTGTACACCTCGCCCACGCTGAAGGACCGCCTCGTCGAACTCGTCGAGGACGGCTGCCCCGACATCGTCATCGACCTGTCCGGCGTCGGGTTCGTCGACAGCTCGGGCCTCGGCGTGCTCGTCGGCATCCTGCGCCGCGCCAAGGAGCGAGACGGCTCGGTGCGGCTCGCGGGCGTGCGCGAGGCCGTCGCCAAGACCTTCCGCATCACGGGCCTGGACAAGGTCTTCCCGATGTTCGCGACCGTCGACGAAGCGAGAGGGTACTGATCCCCTTGTTCGGTATCGGCGGAACCGAGCTCGCTCTCATCGTGCTGGTCGTGCTGCTGCTGTTCGGGCCCGACAAGATCCCCGACTTCGCGCGCAAGGCCGGCCGCCTCTACGCGGACTTCAAGCGCTACACCTCGACGATGGAGTCGATGATCCGGCTCGAGATCTCCGAGGGGGAGAAGGAGGCCGACTCGGACGCGACCGCCTCGGCCGCAGCGGTGAAGGAGCACGCACGCCCCGTCGCGGCCCCCGCGACCTTCGAGGACGACGAGGATGACGAGGAGGACGAGGAGTAGGCCGCGCGCCTGCGCCCTGACACGCGATCATGCCCATCGGACCGGCACGCATGCCGTTCATGCACCACCTCGACGAGCTGCGCAAGCGGCTGACCGTCGTCGTGGTCGTGTTGCTGTTCCTGATGGTC is part of the Actinomycetota bacterium genome and encodes:
- a CDS encoding STAS domain-containing protein produces the protein MPPAVVAARHRASRKHIYPNARAPIPPSAYVFVARSGAAVQSRLYLVTAAARGRRCVVTNDLDISAERDGAFCIVRVAGDLDLYTSPTLKDRLVELVEDGCPDIVIDLSGVGFVDSSGLGVLVGILRRAKERDGSVRLAGVREAVAKTFRITGLDKVFPMFATVDEARGY
- a CDS encoding twin-arginine translocase subunit TatB, producing the protein MFGIGGTELALIVLVVLLLFGPDKIPDFARKAGRLYADFKRYTSTMESMIRLEISEGEKEADSDATASAAAVKEHARPVAAPATFEDDEDDEEDEE